A stretch of Natronococcus sp. CG52 DNA encodes these proteins:
- a CDS encoding Cdc6/Cdc18 family protein has translation MSKYDDLFAATAPDDSLFKDKGALDPLADPKEIHARKAQERELATILNGVHDGYLSPTVSIYGPPGTGKTLTTRRVCREFATRHDRVAAEYVNLKECRTLFSAANEILFELTGAKKGAYEGLDGVFEGIWNALEAYPDWTVLLLDEIDHVQQDTNYEPSEFFYRLLRGEGKLARDISLSVWLVSNELLEVDLRLDSRVESAMSDEAVFFPPYGEAELDAILVPRLERAFRDGVLPEDVFDYGIREAARRWGDARKTLTLFRQAGEAASERGLDQVTADCIDANLETTDKAAFLEKAHRLPASHIGVLVAITARRNRRTGTVDQPVTTDRIYELLQSEAVSDRYRLGQRAIREVVRNLETMGLVETWIDSKGREGRQKQIATTFEPTWMDDVQVDH, from the coding sequence ATGAGCAAGTACGACGACCTCTTCGCCGCCACCGCGCCCGACGATAGCCTGTTCAAGGACAAGGGCGCACTCGACCCGCTCGCCGACCCCAAGGAGATCCACGCGCGCAAGGCCCAGGAACGCGAGCTCGCCACGATCCTCAACGGCGTCCACGACGGCTACCTCTCGCCGACGGTCTCGATCTACGGGCCGCCGGGCACCGGCAAGACCCTCACCACGAGACGAGTCTGCCGGGAGTTCGCCACGCGACACGACCGGGTCGCCGCCGAGTACGTCAACCTGAAGGAGTGTCGGACGCTGTTTAGCGCCGCCAACGAAATCCTGTTCGAGCTCACCGGCGCAAAGAAAGGCGCTTACGAGGGACTGGATGGCGTCTTCGAAGGAATCTGGAATGCGCTCGAGGCCTACCCCGACTGGACCGTGCTGTTGCTCGACGAGATCGACCACGTCCAGCAGGATACGAACTACGAGCCCAGCGAGTTCTTCTACCGGCTGCTCCGCGGCGAGGGCAAACTCGCCCGCGACATCTCACTGTCGGTCTGGCTGGTGAGCAACGAACTATTGGAGGTCGACCTCCGCCTCGACAGCCGCGTCGAGAGCGCGATGAGCGACGAGGCGGTGTTCTTCCCGCCCTACGGCGAGGCCGAACTGGACGCGATCCTCGTGCCCCGCCTCGAGCGAGCGTTCCGCGACGGGGTGCTTCCCGAGGACGTGTTCGACTACGGCATCCGCGAGGCGGCGCGGCGGTGGGGTGACGCCCGGAAGACGCTGACGCTGTTTCGCCAGGCCGGGGAGGCCGCGAGCGAGCGCGGACTCGACCAGGTTACCGCGGACTGTATCGACGCCAACCTCGAGACGACCGACAAGGCGGCGTTCCTCGAGAAAGCGCACCGGCTGCCGGCCTCTCACATCGGCGTGCTCGTCGCGATCACGGCCCGGCGGAACCGACGGACCGGTACGGTCGACCAGCCGGTGACGACCGACCGGATCTACGAGCTGCTCCAGAGTGAGGCGGTCAGCGACCGCTACCGGCTCGGCCAGCGCGCGATCCGCGAGGTCGTCCGCAACCTCGAGACGATGGGGCTGGTCGAGACTTGGATCGACTCCAAGGGCCGTGAGGGCCGGCAGAAACAGATCGCGACGACGTTCGAACCGACGTGGATGGACGACGTTCAGGTCGACCACTAG
- a CDS encoding nuclear transport factor 2 family protein translates to MTTTETVLDHHLEAFETQDLEAVMEDYTDESIIVTNMGTFRGLEEIKGLFQGLFDEFDDPDASITMNEQLVEDEFGYIVWQAETPESEYEFATDTFHIPDNVIAFQSFAGMITPKE, encoded by the coding sequence ATGACGACAACCGAAACCGTACTGGACCACCACCTCGAGGCGTTCGAGACCCAGGACCTCGAGGCGGTCATGGAAGACTACACAGACGAATCGATTATCGTCACCAATATGGGTACGTTCCGGGGGCTCGAAGAGATTAAAGGATTGTTCCAGGGCCTTTTCGACGAGTTCGATGATCCAGACGCGTCGATCACCATGAACGAACAGCTTGTCGAGGACGAGTTCGGCTACATCGTCTGGCAGGCCGAGACGCCGGAAAGCGAGTACGAGTTCGCGACGGACACCTTCCACATTCCCGACAATGTGATCGCCTTCCAGAGCTTCGCGGGGATGATCACGCCGAAGGAGTGA